A stretch of Haloprofundus halophilus DNA encodes these proteins:
- the hflX gene encoding GTPase HflX: MVAKRVDSGSADLGEITELARAAGYRVVGELTQSREEDPAYEFGEGKVDELAALVRRSDADTVIVDNRLGPYQTYNIGQKLPDGVEVVDRFTLILDIFGQRAQTRKAQLQVELAELRYELPRAEAKASLAKRDERPGFMGLGEYDESRERDIKAQIANIKRELDSIADKEETRREQRRESGFDLVALAGYTNAGKSTLLRRLAAELDVDENEDLHPDLEATAESEDRLFTTLGTTTRRAETGKRNVLLTDTVGFVSDLPHWLVESFKSTLDSVYRADLVLLVVDASEPVEEMREKLVTSHDTLYERNEAPIVTVLNKIDRIDDDELEEKKAALTALAPNPVAVSGQTGENIEALQTRIEAELPSWERERLMIPLVDETMSVVSWIHDHGHVETEEYDDDHVLVEFEARPAIVEQARAKAADLTAVESA, translated from the coding sequence GTGGTCGCAAAGCGCGTCGACTCCGGGAGCGCCGACCTCGGAGAGATAACGGAACTGGCGCGCGCGGCCGGGTACAGAGTGGTCGGTGAGCTCACACAGAGCCGCGAGGAGGACCCCGCGTACGAGTTCGGAGAGGGGAAGGTCGACGAACTCGCGGCGTTGGTCCGCCGCAGCGACGCCGATACGGTCATCGTCGACAACCGACTGGGACCGTACCAGACGTACAACATCGGACAGAAACTCCCGGACGGCGTCGAAGTCGTCGACCGATTCACGCTCATCCTCGACATCTTCGGCCAGCGCGCGCAGACCCGCAAGGCCCAACTGCAGGTCGAACTCGCAGAACTCAGATACGAACTCCCGCGCGCGGAGGCGAAGGCGAGTCTCGCCAAACGGGACGAACGGCCCGGGTTCATGGGCCTCGGTGAGTACGACGAGAGCCGCGAACGGGACATCAAGGCCCAGATAGCCAACATCAAACGCGAACTGGACTCTATCGCCGACAAGGAGGAGACGCGGCGCGAGCAGCGCCGCGAGTCCGGCTTCGACCTGGTCGCGCTCGCTGGCTACACCAACGCCGGAAAATCGACGCTGCTTCGGCGACTGGCCGCCGAACTCGACGTCGACGAGAACGAGGACCTCCATCCCGACTTGGAGGCGACCGCAGAGTCCGAGGACCGCCTGTTCACGACACTCGGAACGACGACGCGCCGCGCCGAAACCGGAAAGCGGAACGTCCTCCTCACCGACACCGTCGGCTTCGTCTCGGACCTCCCCCACTGGCTGGTCGAGTCGTTCAAGTCGACGCTCGATTCGGTGTACCGCGCCGACCTCGTTTTACTGGTCGTCGACGCCTCCGAACCCGTCGAGGAGATGCGCGAGAAACTCGTGACGAGTCACGACACGCTGTACGAGCGCAACGAAGCGCCCATCGTGACGGTACTGAACAAGATAGACCGAATCGACGACGACGAACTCGAAGAGAAGAAAGCGGCGTTGACGGCGCTCGCGCCGAACCCGGTCGCCGTGTCGGGACAGACCGGCGAGAATATCGAAGCACTGCAGACGCGCATCGAGGCCGAACTCCCCTCGTGGGAGCGCGAGCGGTTGATGATACCCCTCGTGGACGAGACGATGAGCGTCGTCTCGTGGATTCACGACCACGGCCACGTCGAGACCGAGGAGTACGACGACGACCACGTGCTCGTCGAGTTCGAAGCGCGACCCGCAATCGTCGAGCAGGCGCGCGCGAAAGCCGCCGATTTGACCGCCGTCGAGTCGGCCTGA
- a CDS encoding FUN14 domain-containing protein — protein sequence MEIDVQQLAMEAGTGTVIGAIIGFAAKKVAKIIAVLVGLELALFKFLESRGILSVDWDKLSAGFLKTGEAATTGTPPDWMMTILSTLSISAGFTGGFLVGFKKG from the coding sequence ATGGAAATAGACGTACAACAACTCGCCATGGAAGCCGGTACCGGCACCGTTATCGGTGCGATAATCGGCTTCGCGGCGAAGAAGGTAGCGAAGATTATCGCCGTCCTCGTCGGTCTCGAACTCGCGCTGTTCAAGTTCCTCGAATCGCGTGGGATTCTCTCCGTCGACTGGGACAAACTGAGCGCAGGCTTCCTGAAGACCGGAGAAGCCGCGACGACGGGCACGCCGCCCGACTGGATGATGACGATTCTCTCGACACTCTCCATCTCCGCCGGGTTCACCGGCGGCTTCCTCGTCGGCTTCAAGAAAGGGTAA
- a CDS encoding ribosome assembly factor SBDS, with product MISLDDAVTARLESHGARFEVLIDPDAALAMKRGEFDGDLEEVIAAEDVFEDASRGDRPAEEDLKKVFDTTDPMQIIPEVVERGEIQITAEQRREMQEQKRRQLINRIARNAVNPQMDDAPHPPERIERALEEAGFRVDPMEPVETQVDDALDALRPVIPIRFAEVTIAVNIPAQYAGSAQARVRQFGDLEREEWQNDGSWVGVMTFPAGMQNDFYDLVNEHTSGEAETQIIKDKDDLATR from the coding sequence ATGATTTCGCTTGACGACGCCGTGACCGCGCGACTCGAATCACACGGAGCGCGCTTCGAGGTGCTCATCGACCCCGACGCCGCACTTGCGATGAAACGCGGCGAGTTCGACGGCGACCTGGAGGAGGTCATCGCCGCCGAAGACGTCTTCGAGGACGCCTCCCGCGGCGACAGACCCGCCGAAGAGGACCTGAAGAAGGTGTTCGACACGACCGATCCGATGCAGATCATTCCGGAGGTCGTCGAACGCGGTGAGATACAGATTACGGCCGAACAGCGCCGCGAGATGCAAGAACAGAAGCGACGCCAACTCATCAACCGCATCGCGCGCAACGCGGTCAACCCGCAGATGGACGACGCGCCGCATCCGCCCGAGCGCATCGAGCGCGCGCTGGAGGAAGCGGGCTTCCGCGTCGACCCGATGGAACCCGTCGAGACCCAGGTCGACGACGCCCTCGACGCGCTCCGGCCCGTGATTCCGATTCGGTTCGCCGAGGTGACCATCGCGGTCAACATCCCCGCACAGTACGCCGGCAGCGCGCAGGCGCGAGTCCGGCAGTTCGGTGACTTAGAGCGCGAAGAGTGGCAGAACGACGGGTCGTGGGTCGGCGTGATGACGTTCCCCGCGGGGATGCAGAACGACTTCTACGACCTCGTCAACGAACACACGAGCGGCGAAGCGGAGACGCAGATAATCAAGGATAAAGACGATTTAGCGACCCGCTGA
- a CDS encoding PKD domain-containing protein: protein MTIRRLFVALLVVSATAPVHVVGTSSEPPLADAGLDQTVERGSTVLLDGTGSRDPDGTLEAYRWSIRGPDGRTVVPENESAPRTSFVPDMVGRFNVTLTVTDDDGTTSSDTLYVTVEPGDAPSVDLTGPEDGFVGQDQRFTVEITPGSAPLDRAVWRVDGAVVSRRSLSPDARTDTLEMPFGSTGSQDVSVTVVDADDRSNTDSKSVQISSQGPAGADETTAPPGLDSDPAIVRGDRVVTGERPLEGSYRIDAPSFTNVADVEWYSERGLVGHGHRLRQRWEPGSHTLYAVIHYQDGYRSVARFEDGETSVVADPRPNASVTGLSLDHGTVSGTAVGSDEFGNLRAMTVSLDGRQVVSWTDSGSGVSQNDLSFEANATPNEEHRLRVTAIDARGQERVFSRTITPTGSPEIVSSQFLNTPVDSYHERIDPERYIAYHEMKIDLNGADPEDVSWRLKPKKENSVLVLDSHSKNESGVLVIESRIAGRYPGSYVVNSEIWSNNGPKLDTFEESSNKFKVEQSPPELRVNISYNNEKRVNGDRPVTVDATDSFDPDYTTIRYKWRNDMDPVLDGTHLTSHTDLGSMRVTIIDGYGNSITETTGLEGYYTPKIADVSISDRKEIYLPNETVRLEVVSEEYTRIGDPNPLNIHAETTGHEAATITDWSRDAGFVHDNYDGEYRWSGIIELPASALQSGKNNPSIQIYNAENPDITIRSEKLPSVTVYKTTNTQLTNTSVNNLRYTVLNEEYDWRQATDYTTLQRYRNDGYVVDSTDRRGIEYNVQQYKKTQSAKYRTEKRHFERYDSRELLLDANSDWVSAGSETTTDVWHTTETEWRDNRAGKGTFTGDTRTVRVEPARYRTEKQYEYDRRVRKTGTRRVTETRTRTTTDVRERTVTRCTQWGCFESTERYTVTDRETYTVTTTETYSYYTTETETYWSTQPFGSDHRHTGNVRRVQTAPAEYERQYQYEYRERHEETTTTYIAEKREQVRPAQYDWVHYETTTSGPRVDQITRRDGFRVGSTSKIRRWFMKKKIGESKETSDTYDDADDVIRTRGTVTGEIRQTFMNPVTGETTTQITGEFKEEFIKSGSYTKSEVFDEITSSKSNAECGKCGGVI, encoded by the coding sequence ATGACTATACGACGACTCTTCGTTGCACTGCTCGTCGTTTCGGCGACGGCCCCGGTTCACGTCGTTGGAACGTCGTCGGAACCGCCGCTCGCCGACGCAGGGCTCGACCAGACCGTCGAACGCGGGTCGACTGTTCTCCTCGACGGGACCGGATCGCGAGACCCCGACGGAACGCTCGAAGCCTACCGGTGGTCGATTCGCGGTCCGGATGGGCGAACAGTGGTTCCGGAGAACGAATCGGCACCGCGCACGAGTTTCGTTCCCGACATGGTCGGGCGGTTCAACGTCACGCTCACCGTGACCGACGACGACGGGACGACCAGCTCCGATACGCTCTACGTAACGGTCGAACCAGGAGATGCACCGTCGGTAGACCTCACAGGTCCCGAGGACGGCTTCGTCGGTCAGGACCAGCGCTTCACCGTCGAAATAACACCTGGGTCGGCCCCGCTCGATAGAGCGGTCTGGCGCGTCGATGGCGCGGTCGTCTCCCGACGTTCACTATCACCCGATGCACGCACCGACACGCTCGAGATGCCGTTCGGTTCGACGGGGTCGCAGGACGTCTCTGTTACCGTCGTCGACGCGGACGACCGATCGAACACAGACTCGAAGTCAGTTCAAATTTCGTCTCAGGGTCCTGCTGGAGCCGACGAGACGACGGCACCGCCGGGGCTCGATTCGGACCCAGCAATCGTGAGGGGTGACCGAGTTGTCACCGGTGAGCGACCGCTCGAAGGATCGTACCGCATCGACGCTCCGTCGTTCACGAACGTCGCCGACGTTGAGTGGTACAGTGAACGCGGTCTCGTCGGTCACGGCCATCGACTTCGGCAGCGATGGGAACCGGGGTCTCACACGCTGTATGCGGTTATTCACTACCAGGATGGATATCGCAGTGTCGCCCGTTTCGAGGACGGCGAGACGTCAGTCGTCGCGGACCCCCGACCCAACGCTTCGGTCACTGGACTGAGTCTCGACCACGGGACTGTCTCCGGAACTGCGGTCGGTAGTGACGAATTCGGAAACCTCCGTGCGATGACTGTGTCGCTCGATGGGCGACAGGTCGTTTCGTGGACTGACTCGGGGAGTGGTGTCTCGCAGAACGACCTCTCCTTCGAGGCGAACGCAACGCCGAACGAGGAACACCGACTCCGTGTGACAGCTATCGACGCACGGGGCCAAGAGCGGGTGTTTTCGCGAACCATCACTCCAACGGGTTCGCCAGAGATTGTCAGTTCTCAGTTTCTGAACACGCCTGTTGACTCCTATCACGAACGAATCGATCCGGAGCGATATATCGCATACCACGAGATGAAGATTGATCTAAACGGGGCTGATCCGGAGGACGTTTCGTGGAGATTGAAACCTAAAAAGGAAAATTCCGTTCTAGTACTTGATTCGCACTCAAAAAACGAAAGTGGAGTATTGGTCATAGAATCAAGGATTGCTGGACGATATCCGGGTTCATATGTGGTTAATTCTGAAATTTGGTCTAACAATGGACCCAAATTAGACACGTTTGAAGAATCGTCAAACAAATTTAAAGTGGAGCAAAGCCCTCCAGAACTTCGTGTGAATATTAGCTACAACAATGAAAAACGGGTGAATGGGGACCGTCCAGTTACAGTTGACGCCACTGATTCTTTTGACCCTGACTATACGACAATTCGATATAAATGGAGAAATGATATGGACCCAGTCTTAGATGGAACTCATCTCACGTCTCATACAGACCTTGGTAGTATGAGAGTGACAATTATAGATGGCTATGGAAACTCAATTACGGAAACAACTGGACTAGAGGGTTACTATACTCCGAAAATTGCCGATGTGTCAATTTCTGATAGAAAGGAGATATATCTTCCTAATGAAACAGTGAGATTGGAAGTCGTCTCTGAAGAATACACTCGTATCGGAGACCCCAATCCGCTTAATATCCATGCTGAAACTACCGGACACGAAGCTGCAACAATAACGGATTGGTCTCGGGATGCTGGATTCGTTCATGACAATTACGACGGAGAGTACCGGTGGTCTGGAATAATCGAACTCCCCGCCTCAGCACTTCAGAGCGGAAAAAACAACCCTTCAATCCAGATATACAACGCTGAAAACCCAGATATCACGATACGGTCTGAAAAGCTCCCATCAGTGACAGTGTATAAGACAACGAACACACAACTTACCAATACCTCAGTCAACAACCTCCGCTATACAGTACTCAACGAAGAATACGACTGGCGGCAGGCGACTGACTATACGACTCTACAGAGATATCGGAACGATGGATACGTAGTCGACAGTACCGACCGAAGAGGAATCGAATACAACGTACAACAGTACAAGAAAACCCAGTCCGCGAAATACAGGACAGAGAAGCGCCACTTCGAGAGATACGATTCTCGTGAACTTCTCCTCGATGCTAACTCCGACTGGGTCTCCGCCGGGAGCGAAACGACGACCGACGTGTGGCACACAACCGAAACTGAGTGGAGAGACAACAGAGCCGGAAAGGGAACCTTCACCGGAGACACACGAACTGTTCGAGTCGAACCAGCACGATACCGAACGGAAAAACAGTACGAATACGACCGTCGGGTCAGAAAAACCGGTACGCGAAGGGTCACTGAAACGAGAACTCGGACGACCACCGATGTCCGAGAACGCACTGTAACTCGATGCACACAGTGGGGATGTTTCGAGTCAACTGAGCGATACACCGTAACCGACCGTGAGACGTACACAGTAACAACGACCGAGACATACTCGTATTATACGACAGAGACCGAGACTTACTGGTCGACACAACCATTTGGAAGTGACCACCGTCACACTGGAAACGTTCGGCGGGTACAGACGGCCCCCGCCGAGTACGAGAGACAGTACCAGTACGAGTACCGCGAACGTCACGAAGAAACCACTACGACGTATATCGCCGAAAAACGTGAGCAGGTGCGTCCGGCACAGTACGACTGGGTCCACTACGAAACGACAACCAGCGGCCCCCGTGTCGACCAGATCACTCGCCGCGACGGATTCCGTGTTGGTTCGACATCGAAGATTCGACGTTGGTTCATGAAAAAGAAGATTGGAGAGTCGAAAGAAACTTCAGATACATACGACGATGCAGATGACGTGATTCGAACGCGCGGGACAGTCACTGGGGAGATTAGACAGACGTTCATGAATCCAGTAACAGGGGAGACGACCACTCAGATAACAGGTGAGTTTAAAGAGGAATTCATTAAATCTGGGTCGTATACAAAATCTGAGGTCTTTGACGAAATTACTTCGTCAAAGAGTAATGCAGAGTGTGGGAAATGTGGAGGCGTAATATGA
- a CDS encoding NifU family protein gives MSTIDAEKSLEDRIELFMMRNFPQIQMHGGSAAIEALDEESGEVWIALGGACSGCGISPMTVQALKSRMVSEFDEISAVHASTGMGGFGSTPDDDFSDVPF, from the coding sequence ATGAGCACGATAGACGCCGAAAAGAGCCTCGAAGACCGCATCGAGTTGTTCATGATGCGCAACTTCCCACAGATTCAGATGCACGGCGGTAGCGCCGCTATCGAAGCCCTCGACGAGGAGAGCGGCGAAGTGTGGATTGCACTCGGTGGCGCGTGCTCGGGGTGTGGTATCTCGCCGATGACCGTTCAGGCGCTGAAGAGCCGGATGGTCTCGGAGTTCGACGAGATTAGTGCCGTTCACGCCTCCACGGGAATGGGTGGCTTCGGTTCGACTCCGGACGACGACTTCTCCGACGTCCCGTTCTGA
- a CDS encoding inositol monophosphatase family protein: MDDLEVRERLVVDVAHEGGELALDSFRQELAVETKAGPLDAVTAVDRDVQRHIVERISERFPEDDIVGEEDDAAKRVPEDGVAWVIDPIDGTNNYVAGDRRWATSVALVEDGEPRAAVNYLPALGERYVATGDEARRDGDPVGVSGASDSETLVIDPIFGLSRPERRALARVAEKIVTEFGDLRRVGSGQTTLSMVASGELDAAVSTVELSPWDTIAGVFLVRQAGGVVTDPSGDPWRHDSEGLIASNGAAHDELVDAFGALGKV, from the coding sequence ATGGACGACCTCGAAGTGCGCGAACGTCTCGTCGTCGATGTCGCACACGAAGGTGGCGAGCTCGCGCTCGATTCGTTCCGACAGGAACTCGCCGTCGAGACGAAGGCGGGACCGCTGGACGCCGTCACGGCAGTCGACCGAGACGTGCAACGCCACATCGTCGAGCGAATCTCCGAACGGTTCCCCGAAGACGACATCGTCGGCGAAGAAGACGACGCGGCAAAACGCGTCCCCGAAGACGGTGTCGCGTGGGTGATCGACCCGATCGACGGAACGAACAACTACGTCGCCGGGGACAGACGGTGGGCGACGAGCGTCGCACTCGTGGAGGACGGTGAACCGCGTGCCGCAGTGAACTACCTTCCGGCGCTCGGAGAACGTTACGTAGCGACGGGCGACGAGGCGAGACGAGACGGCGACCCGGTAGGCGTGAGTGGCGCGTCCGACTCGGAGACGCTCGTCATCGACCCTATCTTCGGGCTGAGCCGCCCCGAACGCCGGGCGCTCGCCCGCGTCGCGGAGAAAATCGTCACCGAGTTCGGCGACCTTCGACGAGTCGGGAGCGGCCAAACGACGCTGTCGATGGTTGCCAGCGGCGAGTTAGACGCCGCGGTTTCGACGGTCGAACTATCCCCGTGGGACACGATTGCGGGCGTCTTTCTCGTCCGGCAGGCCGGTGGCGTCGTCACCGACCCGTCGGGTGACCCGTGGAGACACGACTCAGAGGGGTTGATAGCCTCGAACGGGGCCGCTCACGACGAACTCGTCGACGCGTTCGGAGCGCTCGGAAAAGTGTAA
- the trxA gene encoding thioredoxin, translated as MSTPESAEKPVHVEDQSHLESLVAENDVVVVDYYADWCGPCKMLEPTLEELAAETDAVVAKLDIDEHQQLAQSAGVRSVPTLEFYANGEAAERVVGVQEKSSLESMVSQLSS; from the coding sequence ATGAGTACACCAGAGAGCGCAGAGAAGCCAGTACACGTCGAGGACCAGAGCCACCTCGAATCGCTCGTCGCCGAAAACGACGTCGTCGTCGTCGACTACTACGCCGATTGGTGCGGCCCGTGCAAGATGCTCGAACCGACGCTCGAAGAGTTGGCCGCCGAGACGGACGCCGTCGTCGCAAAACTCGACATCGACGAACACCAGCAACTCGCCCAGTCGGCCGGCGTTCGGAGCGTGCCGACGCTGGAGTTCTACGCGAACGGCGAGGCTGCCGAACGAGTCGTCGGCGTCCAGGAGAAATCCTCGCTCGAATCGATGGTTTCGCAGCTCTCGTCGTAA
- a CDS encoding 2,5-diamino-6-(ribosylamino)-4(3H)-pyrimidinone 5'-phosphate reductase, producing MHVVVNAATSVDGKLSSRRREQVVISGEDDFDRVDRLRAENDAVMVGVGTVLADDPHLVLDAERRRTERRESGRSENPARVVADSRARTPLEARILDDEARTYLLVSEAASKSRLDDLRAQGATIVVAGDDRVDLSAAFDTLEAEGVDRLMVEGGGELIFSLFEAGLVDELSVYVGSKVIGGRDAPTLADGDGFVDEFPALSLDSVDRVDDGVLLRYSVP from the coding sequence ATGCACGTGGTGGTCAACGCGGCGACGAGCGTCGACGGGAAACTCTCCTCGCGGCGACGCGAGCAGGTCGTCATCAGCGGAGAAGACGACTTCGACCGCGTCGACCGCCTCCGCGCCGAGAACGACGCCGTCATGGTCGGCGTCGGCACGGTTCTCGCGGACGACCCGCATCTCGTCCTCGACGCCGAGCGTCGCCGAACCGAGCGCCGTGAGAGCGGTCGGTCGGAGAACCCTGCTCGTGTCGTCGCCGACTCGCGCGCGCGGACGCCCCTCGAAGCCCGGATTCTCGACGACGAGGCTCGCACCTACCTACTCGTCTCCGAGGCAGCGTCGAAGAGTCGTCTGGACGATCTACGCGCCCAAGGCGCGACTATCGTCGTCGCGGGCGACGACCGAGTCGACCTCTCGGCCGCGTTCGACACACTCGAAGCCGAGGGCGTCGACCGACTGATGGTCGAAGGCGGCGGCGAGCTCATCTTCTCGCTGTTCGAGGCCGGGCTCGTCGACGAGCTCTCGGTCTACGTCGGGTCGAAGGTAATCGGCGGCCGCGACGCCCCGACGCTCGCCGACGGCGACGGGTTCGTCGACGAGTTTCCCGCGCTCTCGCTCGACTCCGTCGACCGCGTCGACGACGGCGTCCTGCTCCGATACTCGGTGCCCTGA
- a CDS encoding glycosyltransferase family 4 protein: protein MLGWGFPPNVAGGLDTHVGALFNGLEETDIEIELLLPAEYAPEGRENIVGVPTGDGDIVTRIGRISKRFAERASEFDIVHTHDWFGYGPASRAKQQTDVTWVTTFHSLSSDRNIDPPQRELETERRVTDRSDHLLSVSHLLARNLKEEYGGESTVIHNGFSTPDTTGRDYKQELGIDGPMLLYVGRHTDQKGIAHLLYAIKKLRDPEVTLVIGGKGHLTDQLERFAELLGVEDQVIFAGYVPEEALGDYYASADVFVSPSLAEPFGITITEALEVGTQVVATECGVAEILPDDCLVEVEPDSDSIADGIEEALSRDGPPQYERRGWDEVVEETAEYYREIA from the coding sequence ATGCTCGGTTGGGGATTTCCACCGAACGTCGCCGGCGGCCTAGACACCCACGTCGGTGCCTTGTTCAACGGCCTCGAGGAGACCGACATCGAGATCGAACTACTGCTCCCGGCGGAGTACGCCCCGGAGGGCCGCGAGAACATCGTCGGCGTGCCGACGGGCGACGGCGACATCGTCACGCGAATCGGTCGTATTAGCAAGCGCTTCGCCGAGCGCGCATCCGAGTTCGACATCGTTCACACCCACGACTGGTTCGGTTACGGTCCGGCCTCGCGTGCGAAACAGCAGACCGACGTGACGTGGGTGACGACCTTTCACTCGCTCTCGTCCGACCGCAACATCGACCCACCGCAGCGCGAACTGGAGACCGAACGCCGCGTCACCGACCGCTCGGACCACCTCCTGTCGGTGAGTCATCTCCTCGCTCGTAACCTGAAAGAGGAGTACGGCGGCGAGTCGACCGTCATTCACAACGGCTTCTCGACACCGGATACGACCGGCCGCGACTACAAACAGGAGTTGGGCATCGACGGGCCGATGCTGTTGTACGTCGGCCGCCACACGGACCAGAAGGGTATCGCTCACCTGCTTTACGCCATCAAGAAGCTCCGCGACCCCGAGGTGACGCTCGTCATCGGCGGAAAGGGTCACCTGACCGACCAACTGGAGCGGTTCGCCGAACTGCTCGGCGTCGAAGACCAGGTGATATTCGCCGGTTACGTGCCCGAGGAGGCGCTCGGCGACTACTACGCGTCGGCGGACGTGTTCGTCTCGCCGTCGCTCGCCGAACCGTTCGGCATCACTATCACCGAGGCGCTGGAGGTGGGGACACAGGTCGTCGCCACCGAATGCGGCGTCGCCGAGATACTGCCCGACGACTGTCTCGTCGAGGTCGAACCGGACTCGGACTCCATCGCCGACGGCATCGAGGAGGCGCTCTCGCGCGACGGACCGCCGCAGTACGAGCGTCGCGGGTGGGACGAGGTCGTCGAAGAGACCGCGGAGTACTACCGGGAAATCGCCTGA
- a CDS encoding DUF7510 family protein translates to MDEFTFETHIDEDGDTTIDVVGDRAIAVVVRSESGERIYLPPEGFDRPRQDDSPYQSRDSPYQSSADSPYQSSTDSDSPYQSSADSPYQRSSAPKKKGVSLTADGLRIRHPEPVTHVELYRGGD, encoded by the coding sequence ATGGACGAGTTCACGTTCGAGACGCACATCGACGAGGACGGCGACACGACCATCGACGTGGTCGGAGACCGAGCCATCGCCGTCGTCGTTCGCTCGGAGTCGGGAGAGCGTATCTACCTCCCGCCCGAGGGGTTCGACCGACCGCGACAGGACGACAGCCCCTACCAGTCGCGCGATAGCCCGTATCAGAGTAGCGCCGACAGTCCGTATCAGAGCAGCACCGACAGCGATAGCCCCTACCAGAGCAGCGCCGACAGTCCGTACCAGCGGAGTAGCGCGCCGAAGAAGAAGGGCGTCTCGTTGACCGCCGACGGACTGCGGATTCGACACCCCGAACCCGTCACCCACGTCGAACTCTACCGCGGCGGCGACTGA
- a CDS encoding Single-stranded DNA binding protein: MQVDDHAEELASALGVDKEEVTRDLENLLQYSVPIEEAKQSIRRKHGGGSGGGGAAPTSKNVAEITPEDGSVTVTAKVLTVGTRSIRYQGKDQTIREGELADESGKISYTAWTDFGFEAGDTVTIGNANVREWDGRPELNLGESSSVAVASESVSTDYEVGGDSTLLALEPGDRGRNVEVQVLEVEERTIDGRDGETEILSGVLADETARLPFTDWNPRDEVTEGANLRIEDVYIREFRGVPSVNLSEFTTVTELADPVEVRDAAPRLPIDEAVDAGGMFDVELVGNVIAVRDGSGLIERCPECGRVVQNGQCRSHGNVDGEDDLRVKAILDDGTDTVTVVLDAEATSEVYGGGIDDAKQAARDAMDKEVVADDIREKLVGLEHRVRGNLSVDEYGANLDASEFEETDDDPAERARTLLSEIPAADEEVAR; the protein is encoded by the coding sequence ATGCAAGTAGACGACCATGCCGAGGAGCTCGCCTCCGCTCTCGGCGTCGACAAAGAGGAGGTCACACGCGACTTGGAGAACCTGCTGCAGTACAGCGTCCCCATCGAGGAGGCCAAACAGAGCATCCGCCGAAAACACGGTGGCGGCAGCGGCGGTGGCGGCGCGGCGCCCACCTCGAAGAACGTCGCCGAAATCACCCCCGAGGACGGCAGCGTCACGGTTACTGCGAAAGTGCTCACCGTCGGCACGCGCTCGATTCGCTACCAGGGCAAAGACCAGACGATTCGCGAGGGCGAACTCGCCGACGAGTCGGGGAAAATCTCGTACACGGCGTGGACCGACTTCGGCTTCGAGGCGGGCGACACCGTCACCATCGGTAACGCGAACGTCCGCGAGTGGGACGGACGACCCGAACTGAACCTCGGCGAGAGCAGCAGCGTCGCCGTGGCCTCCGAGTCGGTTTCGACCGACTACGAGGTCGGCGGCGACTCGACCCTGCTGGCGCTCGAACCCGGCGACCGCGGCCGCAACGTCGAGGTACAGGTGCTCGAAGTCGAAGAGCGGACGATCGACGGACGCGACGGCGAAACCGAGATTCTCTCGGGCGTCCTCGCCGACGAAACCGCCCGACTGCCCTTCACCGACTGGAACCCCCGCGACGAGGTCACAGAAGGTGCGAACCTCCGCATCGAGGACGTGTACATCCGCGAGTTCCGCGGCGTTCCCTCGGTGAACCTCTCGGAGTTCACCACCGTCACCGAACTCGCCGACCCCGTCGAAGTCCGCGACGCGGCTCCCCGGCTCCCCATCGACGAGGCCGTCGACGCTGGCGGCATGTTCGACGTCGAACTCGTCGGCAACGTCATCGCCGTCCGCGACGGCTCCGGCCTCATCGAGCGCTGTCCGGAGTGCGGCCGCGTCGTCCAGAACGGCCAGTGCCGCAGTCACGGTAACGTCGACGGCGAGGACGACCTGCGCGTGAAGGCGATTCTCGACGACGGCACCGACACCGTCACCGTCGTCCTCGACGCCGAGGCGACGAGCGAGGTGTACGGCGGCGGTATCGACGACGCGAAGCAGGCCGCCCGCGACGCGATGGACAAAGAGGTCGTCGCCGACGACATCCGCGAGAAACTCGTCGGCCTCGAACACCGCGTCCGCGGCAACCTCTCGGTCGACGAGTACGGCGCGAACCTCGACGCCAGCGAGTTCGAGGAGACCGACGACGACCCGGCCGAACGCGCCCGGACGCTGCTCTCAGAGATTCCGGCCGCCGACGAGGAGGTGGCGCGATGA